The Bacteroides fragilis NCTC 9343 genome includes the window CTCCTATTATTACCAAGTAAAAAGAATGAAATTAAATAATTAGTTGTTATTATCATTGGAATGATTTATTATCTATTTAGGCCTTGTTTATATGTTTGTAAAATGTTTTTAAATTATTTCGTTTGTTTTACTTCTAAAATTTGTACAGAGAATCGTTATAACTATTTTAAAAGAATAAAGCCTTTTCTTTTTTCTCGAATAGTTCGTACATGGTTTGGACATGTAGGTGATAAAATATCTATTGTCCCTCCTTTTTATATACGAGGGGGAAAGTATATTCAATTAGGTACTAATTTTAGGGCATTAAGCGGGCTTCGTTTGGAAGCAATTGATTTTTATAATAATAGTTCTTATCATCCAAGTATAGTAATTGGGGATAATGTTGTTTTTAATAATAGTTGTCATATTGGAGCTACTAATAGAATTATTATTGGTAACGATGTAGTGGTGGCAAGTCGAGTTTTCATAACAGATCATTTTCATGGTAATACAACGTACAATGATTTACAAATTCCAGTAAGAAACAGACTACTATATTCTAAAGGTCCTGTTGTTATAGGTAATAATGTATGGATTGGAGAAGGAGCTTCAATTTTGCCAAATGTTACAATTGGAGATAATTCGATAGTGGCTGCACATGCTGTTGTTACAAAAAATATTCCTGCCAATTCAATTGCAGTTGGGTGTCCTGCAAGAATTATTCGAACCATAAACTAAGTGAATTTATTTGTCCTACTTTTTGTTTTTGTATTTGGTATTATTGGATCTTATTCCTCTAAATTTTCTGAGAAGAATCTGTTTTGGCTTTTTGTAATAGTTTTGGCTATTATAATAGGAGGTCGTAGTATATCTGTACCTGATACGGACCAATATTTAGAATTTTATCAGCTAACACTTTCCTCTTCTATCTTAGATATTCCTTTATACTCTTATGAAATAGGATTTCAATTATTGACTAAGATATTAAAGCTGATAACGAATGGTTCTTCTTTCTTTTATTTTGGAATAATTGTTCTTATAAATTCATATTTTCTTTTTAAATCTTTCAGCTGTTTTACAGATCAGTCTTACCCCTCAAAAAAATCTTCTGGTACTCTAATTAATCAAATTAAATTACAAGAGTTCCTTCTGTTATACTTTTCATATTGGGGATTGTATTATACAGGTATCGTTTTAAGGGCAGGAATTGCTATGTCTATTCTAATTTATCTATCAACTTTATTGTGTTCCCCTTATATCTCTTTAAAAAAATGGTCAGCGATATTTTTATTAGCAATTATATCTTGTTCTTTCCATATTACTGCCCTTTTAGGAATTATTGCTCTTATTATTTTTTATATATCAAAGAAAATGACAATGAGATCGTATTTGTTACTTTTCTTGTTGATCTGTATAATTTTATTTGGAAAGGTAAGCTTTTGGATTGTAGATATGTTAGATAGGAATATGCCCATGATATTTTCATTGATAGAGGATACTGATTTTGCTAAATTGCAAGCATACAGTAATATTGATGCTTCTATTAAAATTTCATTTCGTTTTTTATTTTGTTTGCTTATAGGCTTGTTTTTTATAATATGTAAAAGGATGCCGCTATATTATTATAAATATTTGAACGTTTATATTGTTGGTTTATTTTTGGGGGCACTTTTTAGTGCTATTGAAGCGTTCTCTAGAATAATGGACTTTTTTGTTATATATTCTTTTATCCTTATTTCAATGCGTTTGTCTACTATAAATAGTTTTAAAATACGCTTTAGTATAATGTTTTCTATTGTATTAATACAATTATTGTTTGTCTATAGAATTATTATTGGTTTATGAATAATCATATTAAGAGGAAAGCTGTATCAGTTGTTATAGTTACTTTTAATTCGGAAAATTTAATAATGGATTGTCTGGATTCAATTTTTAAGTATAATGATATTTCTGATGATTTGGAAGTAGTGCTAGTTGATAATTGTAGTAAAAATTATTTGTCTATGTTTGGCTCTATTGAAGAAAAGTATGGCAATAAAGTTGTTCTTATAAATAATAAAGTTAATGGTGGTTATGGGCAAGGCAATAATTTAGGGGTAGAGGTTGCAAAAGCACCAATAATTCTAATAATGAATCCTGATGTTAGATTGGTTAAGCCTATTTTTAAAAGAATTTTGTCTTTATTTGAAAGGAGGAATATTGCAATAGCTGGTATGCAACAATATGAATCATTGTTGAAAAGAAGCCAATCATTTTTAATGTTGAGAGAGGATTTGTGTAGCTTATTTTTATATGCGGTATACACTAAGATAAATAAGTTTAATGAAAAATATTTTTGTATATCTGGTGCTTGTTTTGCTGTTAGAAAATCTGTTTTTACTAAAGTAGGAATGTTTGATGAACAAATGTTTCTTTATGGTGAGGAGCGAATGTTACATTATAAAATTTTACGTTTAGGAAATTATCATATTGTATATGATAGTACAATTGGATATTTACATCCTAAGGAGAATCGGGAATTTTCTTCTAAAAATTTCTTGCTTGGTTATCATTCATTTATATATACATGTGATAAATTAGGATTAGACCTGCATAGATCTCGTAATAAGATGTTAAACATGTATAGATTCCTTGAATTTTATTCATGGGCTAGAGGGGATAAGTTAAAGGTTAAGTATTATAAAGAAATAATTAAGTTGATAAAAAATAATATATAGAAATTGAAATGGAAGAATTAAAGATTGCCGTAATAGGTCTTGGTTATGTTGGGCTACCTTTGGCTCGATTGTTTTCGACAAAATATGAATGTATTGGTTTTGATCTGAACCAGTCTCGTGTTGATGCTTTAAATTCCGGTCATGATATGACTTTAGAGGTTTCTGATGACTTACTTCGGAAAGCGTTAGAAAATGGTTTCAAATGTACCAGTAATATTGACGAAATAAGTAATTGTAACTTTTATGTTGTAGCTGTACCAACCCCTGTGGATTTGAATAATCGCCCCGATCTTACACCTTTGATTGGTGCGAGTACAACAGTCGGAAAAGTTATTTCAAAAGGGGATATTGTTGTGTATGAATCTACTGTATATCCGGGAGTAACAGAGGAAGAATGTCTTCCGGTAGTCGAAGAGGTGTCTGGGTTAACATACAATGTAGATTTTTATGCAGGTTATTCACCAGAACGTATAAACCCGGGTGATAAAGAGCATACTGTTGAAAAGATTAAGAAAGTAACTTCCGGTTCGACTCCTGAGATTGCTGACATTGTTGATTCTGTTTATAATTCAGTGTTGGTTAACGGTACTCATAAAGCCCCTTCTATCAAAGTGGCTGAAGCTTCCAAAATAATAGAGAACTCCCAGCGCGATGTGAATATTGCCTTCATGAATGAACTCTCAAAGATCTTCAATGCAATGGGCATTGATACCAATGATGTTATTGAGGCTGCATCTTCCAAATGGAATTTTATCAAGTTGAAACCTGGCTTGGTCGGTGGTCACTGTATTAGTGTTGATCCTTATTATCTTATTCAGAAGGCCCAGGTTTATGGGGTACTCCCACGAATCATGTCTGCAGCAAGGCGCTTGAATGATGGTATGGGAGACTATGTCGCTAATCAGGTGATTAGATTAATGAATAAAAAAGGTATTCTTGTCAAAGATTCAAAGATTCTGCTTCTGGGTTTTACTTTTAAAGAAGATTGCCCTGATATTCGAAATACCAAGGTGATAGACATTTATTCTACCTTACATGAGTATACTTCTGACATTACCGTTTATGATGCTTGGGCTAATTCGGCTAAAGTGGCACATGAATATGGTATATCGATCCTGACTGCTGGTCTTGATAATTTGGTTGGACAATTTGATGCGGTGGTGTTGTGTGTTGGACATAAAGAGTTCCGGCATATGAATATTCGCGGCTTTCTCCGTTCTGATATGGGTGTTGTTTATGATGTTAAAGCTGTATTGAGTAAAGATATAATAGATGGCAGATTATAATTCTTCTATTTGTTGTATTTTTAATATAGGGACTCACTATCGCAATCCTATATATTCAAAAATGTCTTCGGAGCTTCCCTGCGATTTTTATTTTGGCGATCGTTTATTGACACCAATAAAGAAAATGGATTATACCCAATTGAACCATTTTCGCTCAGAATTGCATAACAAATATTTATTTTCTCAGTTTTATTGGCAATCTAAATCTGTCCGGTTAGTCTTTAAACCCTATACTTATTATGTATTGGATGGAGAACCTTATTGTTTGTCTTCATGGGTTATCCTTTTCTGGGCAAAACTTTTAAATAAGAGAACAGTAGCTTGGACTCATGGTTGGTATGGCAGAGAAAGTATTGTAAAGAAGGTTATAAAAAAGTTGTTTTATTCTTTGTTTTCTGAGTTGATGGTTTATGGCGAATATGCTATTTCCCTGATGTCAAAAGAAGGCTTTGATAAATCAAAGATGGTTTGTATTGCAAACTCTTTGGATTATGATAATCAGTTGAAAATTAGACTCAATTTATCGCCTTCTTCTATTTATTCTACTCATTTTTCCAACTCCTATCCTGTATTATTCTATATCGGGCGTGTGCAAAAATCGAAGAAGTTGGAATATATAATCCAAGCTATGGATATCTTGAAACAGAAAGGGTTTCCGGTAAATCTTGTTGTTGTCGGTAAAGATGTGGATGGGGTTCATCTTGATTGTGAAATAGCTAAATATAATCTTGGCTCTCATGTCTGGTTATATGGACCTTGTTATGACGAGATGCGCATAGGAGAGATGTTCTATAATGCGGATGTCTGTGTGTCTCCAGGGAATGTTGGCTTGACTGCTATCCATTCTCTGACTTATGGTTGTCCTGTTATAACCCATAATAATTTTCCTTTTCAGGGTCCTGAATTTGAGTCTATAATTCAGGGGAAAACCGGTGATTTTTTTCAGGAAAATGATGTAAATAGCCTGGCTGATACTATTCAGAAATGGTTAAGTCAGAATTTGCATAGTCGAGAGGCTATTCGGCAGTTTGCCTATCAGACAATTGATACCAAATGGAACTTGTATTACCAGATGAATATTCTCAAACAAGTTTTTCTTAAACAAGCTAAGGATGAATGACTTTCGGAGTTTAATAAGGAATAGTGTTTTGGATATTTTAGGGATATTTTCCCGTCCTCAAAATGGTATTCATATATTGAATGGACATATGATATGTCGTGGAGTGGCTAATGATCAAGCAAAATATTATTTTTCTTATCAATTAAAAGAACTTTCCCGACATGTACGTTTCATAAGGGTGGAGGAGGCCACTTCTCTAATTCTCAATCATGAAAGTGTCGATGAACCTTTGGTTGCCTTTACATTTGACGATGGTTTTATGGAATGTCATTCAATGATAGCACCTGTTTTGGAACAGTTTGGGGTGAATGCGGCTTTTTTTATCAATCCCAATTTTGCGAATGGGGATGATGTGTATATTCAAAATTTTACAAATAACATAGTTCTCACTCCCGGTAAAACTCCAATGCGGTGGAAAGAGATAAGGGATTTGCATGAGAGGGGACATATTATTGGTGCACATACAATGGATCATTATATGATTAATGATAGTAATTGGGTGGAATTAGACAAGCAAATAGGTTGTTGTAAATCGGTAATAGAACAGGAACTCTCTACTTCTTGTGAATACTTTGCCTTTCCATATGGACGCTTGGAACACGCTAATCAATCTTCGATTGATATTGCATGTAAGTATTACAAATATGTGTTTTCTCAATCGGACTATAAACATTACTTTTCTTTTGGCGGTCGCGTAATTAACAGACGGCATTTTGAGCCTTTTTGGCCCGTGAAACATGTTTCTTATTTTTTGAGTTGCCATAAAAAATAGGGGACTTTAATTAGTCTTTTCGATCTTGTTCTCTTCTATTTGATCACTACGATAGTGAAAACTCTCTTTCAAATAAATGTTGTTGCTAACTCTGGTTCCACCGGCCATATTGCAGAGGAGTTAGGGCGTTTGGTTATTGCTTCTGGCTGGAAAAGTTATATTGCTTACGGTCGTTGGGCCTGTCCCAGCCAATCTATGTTGATTCGGGTTGGAACTAGATTTGATCTCTTTGTCCATGGCTTGAAATCCATGTTTTTTGACAGGCATGGTTTTGGTTCACGGAGAGCTACCTTGCACTTAATCTCAAAAATAGAGAAAATAAAACCGGACATAATCCATTTGCATAATCTTCATGGCTATTATTTAAACTGTGAGGTTTTATTTGACTATCTATCTACAGCTAAAATACCTGTTGTTTGGACTTTGCATGATTGTTGGAGTTTCACGGGACATTGTGTCCATTTTCAGAATATCGGGTGTGAGAAGTGGAAGACAGGTTGTTTTGCATGTCCCAATATACGAGATTATCCCAAAGCTTTAGGTTGTGATAACTCTCGTATGAACTTTATAGAAAAGAAGAGATTGTTTACTTCGGTTGAACGTATGATGATTGTACCTGTTTGCAATTGGCTAAGTGATATGTTGAGTAAGTCATATCTTTCTCAAATAAAACGGCAGACTATTGTTAACGGGATTGATTTGGAAATGTTTACTCCCAAAGGTAATCGTGATGTGATAAAAAGTAATTTAGGGGTAGGGACACGATATATGATTTTAGCAGTCGCTACGGTTTGGGGGATTACGAAGGGGTTTGATGATCTTATATACCTCAACTCTTTATTACCAGATAAGAGTGTAATTGTAGTGGTGGGGGTAACCACGAAACAGATAAAAAAATTACCTGGTAATATGATTGGTATAGAGAGAACGGAAAATACTAGTCAATTGGTTGAAATATATTCTGCTGCAGATATTTTTATAAACCCGACATATCAAGATACATTACCTACAGTCAATATTGAAGCGCTTGCTTGTGGTACTCCTGTTATAACTTATGATACCGGAGGCAGTGCTGATATTGTAGATTCTGATACGGGAATGGTTTTAAAACGTGGGGATATTCATACGTTATTAGAAAAGATTTTAGAAATAAGAGAAAGAGGTAAAGAGTCTTATATAATAAAATGTCGTCAGAGAGCATTGCAATTTTTTGATAAGTCAAAGCAGTTGAGTTACTACTTGTCTCTTTATGATCAATTACTAAATAAAGAAAGATAGTTTTTCTTTCATAGTTATGAAAATATCCCTTGTTACTGTCACTTTTAATAGTGCTAAGACGCTTTGTGATACGATTCATTCTGTCCTTTCACAGTCTTATACTAATATAGAATATATAATAGTGGATGGTTTGTCTAATGATGAAACCGTTACACTTATTAAAGAATATGAGCCTCTGTTTCAAGGTCGTTTGAAATGGATAAGTGAGAAAGACAAGGGACTCTATGATGCTATGAATAAAGGAATTCGAATGTCTACCGGGGATATTGTCGGGATTATTAATTCGGATGATTTTTATCATAGAGGAGACGTTTTAGAAAAAGTTGCTGAGTCGTTTGAAGCTGGTGAGACAGAGGCTATTTATGGAGATGTACGTTTTGTAAATCCTGATAATTTGGATAGGACAGTTCGCTATTATTCCTCTAAAAGGTTTGTCCCATCCTTGTTTCGATTTGGATTTATGCCTGCTCATCCAACTTTTTTTACTTATCGAAAATATTTTGATCAGTTTGGCTATTATAAAACAAATTATAAAATAGCTGCTGATTATGAGTTGCTTGTTCGTTTTTTATATGTACACCGGTTAAAGAGTAAATATTTACCTTTGGATTTTATGAAAATGAGGACAGGAGGTGCGAGTACGGCTTCTATTAAAAGTAATATCCTATTGAATAAAGAGATAGTCAGAGCCTGTAAGGAGAATGGAATATGGACTTGTTATCCTTTGCTTCTATTAAAATATTTAGTAAAAGTATTTGAACTGATTTTTATAAAAAAATGAATATACTTATTTCTGGAATTCATGGTTTTGTAGGCTCTAATTTTATTAGGGCTTTGAAAGATAAACATACTTTGTATGGGCTTGATATTGTTTCTCCTGCTAAAGAGGGAGTCGTAACTACTTTTTCTTGGCAAGACTTCGAACCCACATCTTTTCCTTTTCAAACTCTTCCCCAATTCGATGCCATTATTCATCTTGCCGGAAAGGCCCATGATACGAAAAAACAATCAGCCGCTCAGTCCTATTTTGACATCAATACCGGTCTGACTCAAAAGATATTCGACTTCTTTTTGGAGTCTTCTGCCAAGAAATTCATTTTCTTTAGTTCGGTGAAAGCTGCTGCCGATAGTGTAGTAGGAGACGTGCTTACTGAAGACGTGATTCCTACTCCGGTTGGTCCTTATGGGGAGAGTAAGATTAAGGCGGAAGAATATATAAAAAATCATTTTATGTTTCCAACTTCTTCTATTAGTGAGGATCGGTCTTTGCGGTTGGAAAAAGAGAAGGGGAGGATACCCAAGAATAAACAGGTGTATATTCTTCGTCCCTGCATGATTCACGGACCGGGAAATAAAGGGAATCTGAATTTATTATATAATGTAGTGAAAAAAGGAATCCCTTGGCCTCTTGGCGATTTTGATAATCGCCGTTCGTTTACTTCAATCGATAACCTTTGTTATGTGATTGAGGGGCTTTTGAATCAGGATGTGCCTACGGGCATCTACCATATGGGAGATGATGAAGCTCTTTCAACGAATGAACTGATTGGCATCATGTGTGAAGCAATGGGAAAAAAGCCGCATATCTGGAAAATGAACAAAAGGGTTATGGAAGGATGTGCCGGCCTGGGTACTTTGATGCATTTACCTTTGAATACGGAAAGACTTCGTAAACTGACGGAAAATTATGTGGTAAGCAACGCTAAGATCAAGGCCGCTTTGGGCATTGATAAATTACCTGTAACGGCTAAAGAAGGATTGATGAAGACCATTCGTTCATTTGAAGAAACTAAATAACTTATGTACTATCTAATAATCTTAGTTCTGCTATTCCTGGCAGAACTTTTTTATTTCCGTATTGCGGATAAGTGTAACATTATCGATAAGCCTAACGAACGTAGTTCACATACCCGGATTACACTGCGTGGTGGAGGGATCATCTTTTATTTTGGGGCGTTGGCTTATTTTCTGACAAACCACTTTGAATATCCATGGTTTATGCTGGCTTTGAGTCTGATAACCTTTATCAGTTTTATAGATGACATCCGTTCTACTTCGCAAGGACTTCGTCTGGTCTTTCATTTTACGGCAATGGCTTTGATGTTTTATCAATGGGGGCTGTTTAGCTTGCCTTGGTGGACGATCCTTGTTGCCCTGATCATTTGTACTGGGATTATCAATGCTTACAACTTTATGGATGGCATTAATGGCATAACAGGCGGATATTCATTGATCATTCTGATAGCATTGGCCTACATAAATAGGATATATGTCCCATTTGTTGAACCGGACCTTATTTATACTATGCTTTGCGCAGTATTGGTCTTTAATTTTTTTAATTTCCGCAAACAAGCGAGATGTTTTGCCGGTGATGTCGGTTCGGTCAGTATAGCTTTTGTAATCCTGTTCCTGATCGGAAGTTTAATTATCAAAACAGAGAATTTTGGCTGGCTTATATTGCTTGCTGTATATGGAGTAGATAGTGTGTTGACGATCGTTCATCGATTGATGCTTCACGAAAATATTGGTTTGCCTCACCGGAAACATTTATATCAGATAATGGCTAATGAACTGAGAATACCGCACGTAGTAGTATCGTTGGTGTATATGATTGCGCAAATTATAATTATCATCGGATATTTATATTGCCGGAATTATGGTTATTGGTATTTATTGGGCTGTATCCTCTTGCTGAGTGGAATATATATTGTTTTTATGCACAAATATTTTCACTTGCATCTTTTATCTAAAAGATAATTATTGTATCTATAATAATTTTAGTTATGACCGTTATTAATTCCTTCTAAAAACTATAACTAGCTTTTGGGGGTTCTATAAGCAAAAAAATAAGGATGCATTAATGCATCCTTATTTTTTTGCTTCGTTTATGGTGTCTTTTATATACGATATATCCCGAAATGAGGATTAACGTTAGCAGAAGGCCGGAAATAAAAACGAATAGATCTGAAAAAACACCTAAGAACGGAGAATAACAACGACCGACATGAAGTTCCAAACAGAAATTCCATAACGACATGGGTTGCTGTTTTATAAGGTCCGGCATTGCCGGTAATACTAAATTGTTCTCTTTATTGCGTGCTCCGTTGTCGTATTCGAAGATTACTTCACGGGTAACTAAATCGTCAGTGAATCCGTTGACGAGACTGCCGCCGAGTGGTCGTCCGTGAACGGCTGCAGGAGGTTGTCCCGTATAATAATCGAGGACGGTGCCGGTGGAAGGATTCCAGACGAAGAGGCCACTGAAAGATCCGATCAGCCATTCGTCCGGACTTTGGGGATGAAATACATTTACTCCCATAGGGCTTACCGGTGGAGTTTGTTTTAACTTAACCGGTGGAAGTTGTAAATCGTTTATCCGGTAGAATCCCATTGACGAAGATAACAGCCAGACATTCCGGGATGCGTCCCAACGAATACTGCGAAGCTTGTCGTGCCAGGGATTATCCGAATCGAGTGTACTCCCGGGGACAGGCCGGGTATTGACCAGAACAAAAGGTATCATTAATGGAGGGCGCAGACACATGCCTGTGACAGATAGCAATAGGGTTAGTCCGATCAACCATGTACCCAATTTATTGTGCCAGTTCAGTGAAGTTTTCAGAGCCTTTGCCTGTGTCTTGACAGGAAGCCTTTTTCTGTGTCTCCGGCGAATGAATGGGGGAAGAAGGGTGTATATGATTCCTGTAGCACTGAGAACGATTAATACTACTCCCAGAAAATCGACTGCCAGTTTGCCGGGGGTACCGAATAACTCTCCGCTATGCAGCAGCCAGATGGTCCGGAACAAAGAGGTCTTTGGGGAATAGTTTTCCGGTGTTTTCAATTCTGTTTTCCGGAATTCGTCATAAGGAGAAACACTCGTATAAAGATAAGAGCGTGTCAATATGACTAAGGTATCCCCACGTTGAGTGATATCTGAGATTCGTTCGTCATTGCCGGCTATCGGATATTCTTTCCAACTGTCATGGTTCAGGAGATAGATAGAATATAATCCGGCACACCAGATATCGTTATT containing:
- a CDS encoding acyltransferase produces the protein MFLNYFVCFTSKICTENRYNYFKRIKPFLFSRIVRTWFGHVGDKISIVPPFYIRGGKYIQLGTNFRALSGLRLEAIDFYNNSSYHPSIVIGDNVVFNNSCHIGATNRIIIGNDVVVASRVFITDHFHGNTTYNDLQIPVRNRLLYSKGPVVIGNNVWIGEGASILPNVTIGDNSIVAAHAVVTKNIPANSIAVGCPARIIRTIN
- a CDS encoding nucleotide sugar dehydrogenase yields the protein MEELKIAVIGLGYVGLPLARLFSTKYECIGFDLNQSRVDALNSGHDMTLEVSDDLLRKALENGFKCTSNIDEISNCNFYVVAVPTPVDLNNRPDLTPLIGASTTVGKVISKGDIVVYESTVYPGVTEEECLPVVEEVSGLTYNVDFYAGYSPERINPGDKEHTVEKIKKVTSGSTPEIADIVDSVYNSVLVNGTHKAPSIKVAEASKIIENSQRDVNIAFMNELSKIFNAMGIDTNDVIEAASSKWNFIKLKPGLVGGHCISVDPYYLIQKAQVYGVLPRIMSAARRLNDGMGDYVANQVIRLMNKKGILVKDSKILLLGFTFKEDCPDIRNTKVIDIYSTLHEYTSDITVYDAWANSAKVAHEYGISILTAGLDNLVGQFDAVVLCVGHKEFRHMNIRGFLRSDMGVVYDVKAVLSKDIIDGRL
- a CDS encoding polysaccharide deacetylase family protein is translated as MNDFRSLIRNSVLDILGIFSRPQNGIHILNGHMICRGVANDQAKYYFSYQLKELSRHVRFIRVEEATSLILNHESVDEPLVAFTFDDGFMECHSMIAPVLEQFGVNAAFFINPNFANGDDVYIQNFTNNIVLTPGKTPMRWKEIRDLHERGHIIGAHTMDHYMINDSNWVELDKQIGCCKSVIEQELSTSCEYFAFPYGRLEHANQSSIDIACKYYKYVFSQSDYKHYFSFGGRVINRRHFEPFWPVKHVSYFLSCHKK
- a CDS encoding MraY family glycosyltransferase; amino-acid sequence: MYYLIILVLLFLAELFYFRIADKCNIIDKPNERSSHTRITLRGGGIIFYFGALAYFLTNHFEYPWFMLALSLITFISFIDDIRSTSQGLRLVFHFTAMALMFYQWGLFSLPWWTILVALIICTGIINAYNFMDGINGITGGYSLIILIALAYINRIYVPFVEPDLIYTMLCAVLVFNFFNFRKQARCFAGDVGSVSIAFVILFLIGSLIIKTENFGWLILLAVYGVDSVLTIVHRLMLHENIGLPHRKHLYQIMANELRIPHVVVSLVYMIAQIIIIIGYLYCRNYGYWYLLGCILLLSGIYIVFMHKYFHLHLLSKR
- a CDS encoding glycosyltransferase family 4 protein, encoding MKTLFQINVVANSGSTGHIAEELGRLVIASGWKSYIAYGRWACPSQSMLIRVGTRFDLFVHGLKSMFFDRHGFGSRRATLHLISKIEKIKPDIIHLHNLHGYYLNCEVLFDYLSTAKIPVVWTLHDCWSFTGHCVHFQNIGCEKWKTGCFACPNIRDYPKALGCDNSRMNFIEKKRLFTSVERMMIVPVCNWLSDMLSKSYLSQIKRQTIVNGIDLEMFTPKGNRDVIKSNLGVGTRYMILAVATVWGITKGFDDLIYLNSLLPDKSVIVVVGVTTKQIKKLPGNMIGIERTENTSQLVEIYSAADIFINPTYQDTLPTVNIEALACGTPVITYDTGGSADIVDSDTGMVLKRGDIHTLLEKILEIRERGKESYIIKCRQRALQFFDKSKQLSYYLSLYDQLLNKER
- a CDS encoding glycosyltransferase, with amino-acid sequence MADYNSSICCIFNIGTHYRNPIYSKMSSELPCDFYFGDRLLTPIKKMDYTQLNHFRSELHNKYLFSQFYWQSKSVRLVFKPYTYYVLDGEPYCLSSWVILFWAKLLNKRTVAWTHGWYGRESIVKKVIKKLFYSLFSELMVYGEYAISLMSKEGFDKSKMVCIANSLDYDNQLKIRLNLSPSSIYSTHFSNSYPVLFYIGRVQKSKKLEYIIQAMDILKQKGFPVNLVVVGKDVDGVHLDCEIAKYNLGSHVWLYGPCYDEMRIGEMFYNADVCVSPGNVGLTAIHSLTYGCPVITHNNFPFQGPEFESIIQGKTGDFFQENDVNSLADTIQKWLSQNLHSREAIRQFAYQTIDTKWNLYYQMNILKQVFLKQAKDE
- a CDS encoding glycosyltransferase; the protein is MNNHIKRKAVSVVIVTFNSENLIMDCLDSIFKYNDISDDLEVVLVDNCSKNYLSMFGSIEEKYGNKVVLINNKVNGGYGQGNNLGVEVAKAPIILIMNPDVRLVKPIFKRILSLFERRNIAIAGMQQYESLLKRSQSFLMLREDLCSLFLYAVYTKINKFNEKYFCISGACFAVRKSVFTKVGMFDEQMFLYGEERMLHYKILRLGNYHIVYDSTIGYLHPKENREFSSKNFLLGYHSFIYTCDKLGLDLHRSRNKMLNMYRFLEFYSWARGDKLKVKYYKEIIKLIKNNI
- a CDS encoding glycosyltransferase family 2 protein; the encoded protein is MKISLVTVTFNSAKTLCDTIHSVLSQSYTNIEYIIVDGLSNDETVTLIKEYEPLFQGRLKWISEKDKGLYDAMNKGIRMSTGDIVGIINSDDFYHRGDVLEKVAESFEAGETEAIYGDVRFVNPDNLDRTVRYYSSKRFVPSLFRFGFMPAHPTFFTYRKYFDQFGYYKTNYKIAADYELLVRFLYVHRLKSKYLPLDFMKMRTGGASTASIKSNILLNKEIVRACKENGIWTCYPLLLLKYLVKVFELIFIKK
- a CDS encoding PepSY-associated TM helix domain-containing protein, coding for MKNFWKKYHKWVGLFFSFFILMFCFSGIVLNHRTLFSKAEVSRNWMPESYHYKNWNNGIIKGTLRLPDGKILAYGNAGVWKTDSCFATFADFNRGLAEGIDNRKISNIVRVANNDIWCAGLYSIYLLNHDSWKEYPIAGNDERISDITQRGDTLVILTRSYLYTSVSPYDEFRKTELKTPENYSPKTSLFRTIWLLHSGELFGTPGKLAVDFLGVVLIVLSATGIIYTLLPPFIRRRHRKRLPVKTQAKALKTSLNWHNKLGTWLIGLTLLLSVTGMCLRPPLMIPFVLVNTRPVPGSTLDSDNPWHDKLRSIRWDASRNVWLLSSSMGFYRINDLQLPPVKLKQTPPVSPMGVNVFHPQSPDEWLIGSFSGLFVWNPSTGTVLDYYTGQPPAAVHGRPLGGSLVNGFTDDLVTREVIFEYDNGARNKENNLVLPAMPDLIKQQPMSLWNFCLELHVGRCYSPFLGVFSDLFVFISGLLLTLILISGYIVYKRHHKRSKKIRMH
- a CDS encoding EpsG family protein, which translates into the protein MNLFVLLFVFVFGIIGSYSSKFSEKNLFWLFVIVLAIIIGGRSISVPDTDQYLEFYQLTLSSSILDIPLYSYEIGFQLLTKILKLITNGSSFFYFGIIVLINSYFLFKSFSCFTDQSYPSKKSSGTLINQIKLQEFLLLYFSYWGLYYTGIVLRAGIAMSILIYLSTLLCSPYISLKKWSAIFLLAIISCSFHITALLGIIALIIFYISKKMTMRSYLLLFLLICIILFGKVSFWIVDMLDRNMPMIFSLIEDTDFAKLQAYSNIDASIKISFRFLFCLLIGLFFIICKRMPLYYYKYLNVYIVGLFLGALFSAIEAFSRIMDFFVIYSFILISMRLSTINSFKIRFSIMFSIVLIQLLFVYRIIIGL
- a CDS encoding NAD-dependent epimerase/dehydratase family protein; the encoded protein is MNILISGIHGFVGSNFIRALKDKHTLYGLDIVSPAKEGVVTTFSWQDFEPTSFPFQTLPQFDAIIHLAGKAHDTKKQSAAQSYFDINTGLTQKIFDFFLESSAKKFIFFSSVKAAADSVVGDVLTEDVIPTPVGPYGESKIKAEEYIKNHFMFPTSSISEDRSLRLEKEKGRIPKNKQVYILRPCMIHGPGNKGNLNLLYNVVKKGIPWPLGDFDNRRSFTSIDNLCYVIEGLLNQDVPTGIYHMGDDEALSTNELIGIMCEAMGKKPHIWKMNKRVMEGCAGLGTLMHLPLNTERLRKLTENYVVSNAKIKAALGIDKLPVTAKEGLMKTIRSFEETK